The proteins below come from a single Danio aesculapii chromosome 25, fDanAes4.1, whole genome shotgun sequence genomic window:
- the LOC130219196 gene encoding LOW QUALITY PROTEIN: little elongation complex subunit 2-like (The sequence of the model RefSeq protein was modified relative to this genomic sequence to represent the inferred CDS: deleted 1 base in 1 codon), with amino-acid sequence MTSKCKKKTEAMELKWDVEEAAAAPPYVFSRDLFEKFTLAPNVKELFALLHSSGVKPEDAGQKEADAESLTAKCDEDSVRNVLAADEATAECKPTQKKSKAKPEKNSDVSTFPEPLVPYPCFTKINAKERRSYLSMLKTRNYKKASKRLMELVRNEATEFMKYLQEVSRLQADGYNYMPADATRYTEEYFTACLDHVKSYPQVYGIQEITSLTSLKIVCTISLNFEKQILAMGKTDMVKENAIPANTQLAVDYETVAKVVPPAKKAHAVHNAISSDGNAEKLSARYEPHVCLAKEAFVQLLNNSSELTESWELPVWVRMNPGKGSCQSKTTFIDAPLLKTEMSCRERSLLFHEESLKLLFSKTSTRPVFFVTGEELSFESTPPAADKTSRSVVTFDDTSMDFETDLTDLESFGESYKPTKKTKDQNKRKQSVKIRMQLHLNLPQAPRNSQTLQMQKNPPHRLKTLQNLCLKNKVKQTGLWMIKEKLLYMKMKSPKCPPFSVRLPTAKILEGRPNRARFRFG; translated from the exons CTCCTTATGTTTTTTCCAGAGATTTGTTTGAAAAGTTCACTCTGGCGCCTAACGTCAAAGAACTGTTCGCTCTTTTACACAG CTCTGGTGTAAAACCGGAGGACGCCGGTCAGAAAGAGGCCGATGCAGAATCACTGACAGCGAAGTGTGATGAGGATTCAGTTCGTAACGTCTTGGCTGCAGATGAGGCCACGGCTGAATGCAAACCAactcaaaaaaaatctaaagccaAACCCGAGAAGAACTCTGATGTTTCAACTTTTCCTGAACCTTTAGTCCCGTAC CCCTGCTTCACCAAGATCAACGCAAAAGAGCGCAGATCATACCTCAGCATGCTCAAAACCAGGAATTATAAGAAAGCTTCAAAG CGTTTAATGGAGCTGGTGAGAAATGAAGCGACAGAGTTCATGAAATACCTGCAAGAGGTTTCCAGATTGCAGGCTGATGGGTACAACTACATGCCAGCAGATGCCACCCGCTACACTGAG GAATATTTTACCGCCTGCTTGGATCATGTGAAGAGTTACCCACAGGTTTACGGTATTCAGGAGATTACAAGTCTGACCAGTCTAAAAATTGTGTGTACAATATCGCTCAACTTTGAGAAACAGATTCTGGCGATG GGTAAAACAGATATGGTAAAAGAAAACGCGATACCAGCAAACACTCAGCTTGCTGTAGATTATGAGACTGTGGCGAAAGTGGTTCCTCCAGCGAAAAAAGCGCATGCTGTACACAAT GCCATCAGCAGTGACGGtaatgcagaaaagctgagcgctAGATACGAGCCACACGTGTGTTTAGCCAAAGAGGCCTTCGTTCAGCTGCTGAACAACAGCTCTGAGCTCACTGAATCATGGGAGCTGCCAGTGTGGGTCAGAATGAATCCTGGGAAAG GCAGCTGTCAGAGTAAGACGACGTTCATCGATGCTCCGCTGCTGAAGACGGAGATGAGCTGCAGAGAGAGGAGTTTGCTGTTCCACGAGGAGAGCCTGAAGCTGCTCTTTTCCAAGACTTCAACACGACCGGTGTTTTTCGTCACTGGAGAAGAGCTGAGCTTCGAAAGCACTCCTCCTGCTGCG GATAAAACCTCCAGAAGTGTGGTGACGTTTGATGACACTAGTATGGATTTTGAGACCGACCTCACAGATCTGGAGTCCTTCGGCGAGTCCTACAAGCCCACTAAGAAAACAAAGgaccaaaataaaagaaaacaatcaGTCAAAATCCGAATGCAGCTCCATCTCAACTTACCCCAAGCCCCAAGAAACTCACAGActcttcagatgcaaaaaaacccACCTCACCGTCTCAAAACACTCCAGAATCTGTGCCTGAAGAACAAGGTGAAACAAACAGGACTCTGGATGATCAAGGAAAAACTGCTGTACATGAAAATGAAGAGTCCGAAATGCCCTCCGTTCAGTGTCCGCCTGCCAACGGCCAAGATCCTTGAAGGACGACCAAACAGAGCCAGATTCAGATTCGGATGA